Proteins encoded within one genomic window of Candidatus Reconcilbacillus cellulovorans:
- a CDS encoding translation initiation factor IF-3 — MSREHQINEEIRAREVRVIGVNGEQLGIMNIRDALQLAADANLDLVNVAPMAKPPVCRIMDYGKYRYEQQKKEKEARKNQKTVDIKEVRFSATIEDHDFQTKMRNVVKFLKEGDKVKLTVRFRGREITHAEIGQRVLERAAEEVKDLCVVERRPKLEGRSMVMILTPKN; from the coding sequence ATTAGCAGAGAGCACCAAATCAACGAAGAAATTCGCGCGCGGGAAGTCCGGGTCATCGGCGTCAACGGCGAGCAGCTCGGCATCATGAACATCCGCGACGCATTGCAGCTGGCGGCCGACGCCAACCTTGACTTGGTAAACGTGGCGCCGATGGCGAAGCCGCCGGTCTGCCGCATTATGGACTATGGAAAATATCGTTATGAACAGCAAAAGAAGGAAAAAGAGGCAAGGAAAAACCAGAAAACGGTCGACATCAAGGAAGTCCGTTTCAGCGCGACGATCGAGGACCACGATTTTCAGACGAAAATGCGCAACGTCGTAAAATTCCTCAAGGAAGGCGACAAAGTCAAACTGACCGTTCGTTTCCGCGGCCGGGAAATCACGCACGCGGAGATCGGCCAGCGTGTCCTGGAGCGCGCGGCGGAAGAAGTGAAAGATCTTTGCGTCGTGGAGCGGCGGCCGAAGTTGGAAGGTCGAAGCATGGTCATGATTTTGACGCCGAAAAACTGA
- a CDS encoding 50S ribosomal protein L35 — protein sequence MPKMKTKSSAKRRFKVTGSGKIRRTHAYRNHLMFGKRPSRRRRLREQPIIHPGDKKRIRRLLNL from the coding sequence ATGCCGAAAATGAAGACGAAAAGCAGCGCCAAACGGCGATTCAAAGTCACGGGCAGCGGGAAAATCAGGAGGACGCATGCCTATCGCAACCATCTCATGTTCGGCAAACGGCCGAGCCGCCGCCGCCGGCTGCGCGAGCAACCGATCATTCATCCGGGCGATAAGAAGCGGATTCGCCGTCTGCTGAACTTGTGA
- a CDS encoding 50S ribosomal protein L20 — translation MARVKGGYVTRRRHKRILKLAKGYYGAKHRVFKRAKEQVMKSLLYAYRDRRRRKRDFRRLWIIRINAAARLHGLSYSRFMHGLKLSGVDINRKMLADLAVRDAKAFGELADLAKRRLNA, via the coding sequence ATGGCCAGGGTAAAAGGCGGGTATGTGACGCGGCGTCGTCACAAGCGCATTTTGAAACTTGCGAAAGGCTATTACGGCGCGAAGCACCGCGTGTTCAAGCGTGCAAAAGAACAAGTGATGAAATCGTTGCTGTACGCGTACCGCGACCGGCGGCGCAGAAAACGCGACTTCCGCCGGCTGTGGATCATACGCATCAACGCAGCTGCGCGTTTGCACGGGTTGTCTTACAGCCGGTTCATGCACGGGCTGAAGCTGTCCGGCGTCGATATCAACCGCAAGATGTTGGCCGATCTGGCCGTACGCGACGCCAAGGCGTTCGGCGAACTCGCCGATCTCGCGAAACGCAGACTGAACGCGTGA
- a CDS encoding 6-carboxytetrahydropterin synthase QueD: protein MLFPYYPAAPHPYRFELHKEMHFSAAHFIPHPDAGDCRRVHGHTYVVDLTVAGDELDDSGFLVNFQDLKRLVHDRFDHRLLNDCPELAGRMPTTETLAETVCRIVQEYLDGRPNRPRVVQVIVRETPTSYVVYRPLQKNG, encoded by the coding sequence ATGCTGTTTCCGTACTATCCCGCAGCACCGCATCCTTATCGGTTCGAATTGCATAAGGAAATGCATTTCAGCGCCGCCCATTTCATTCCTCATCCGGACGCCGGCGATTGTCGACGCGTGCACGGCCATACGTACGTCGTCGATCTGACGGTGGCCGGCGACGAGCTGGACGACAGCGGTTTTCTCGTCAATTTTCAGGATTTGAAGCGGCTCGTCCACGACCGGTTCGACCACCGGTTGTTGAACGACTGTCCGGAGCTGGCCGGGCGGATGCCGACGACGGAGACGCTCGCCGAGACGGTGTGCCGCATCGTCCAGGAATATTTGGATGGTCGGCCGAATCGACCGCGCGTCGTTCAGGTCATCGTGCGGGAAACGCCGACGAGTTACGTCGTTTATCGACCCTTGCAAAAAAACGGTTGA
- a CDS encoding glycosyl transferase family 2: protein MDALVLAVQALLALLGAYQMMFLFFGLKRKRKEIRHPPTKRFAVLVAAHNEEAVIGALVENLMKLDYPKELYDVYVIADNCTDRTADVARRYGATVCERNNPHLRGKGHAIEWMLNQLWRMPRKYDAVVMLDADNLVSRDFLLHMNNDLCEGHKVIQAYLDTKNPFDSWVTAAYAVTYWFCNRLWQLPRTNLGLANFLGGTGMCFDARLLREMGWGATSLVEDLEFTVRCVQRGIRPTFNYEARVYDEKPITFRASARQRLRWMQGHFDVARRYFFPLLWQGLKERDWAKIDTALYTLNVYNVFLAFVFSVVLWTDVLLPGPRHFTSLYEHVPGWALTALTIGIYLQFPFALLLEKVKSWKMYASLLTFPLFLASWWPVTFWAFFTQNNKEWSHTRHTRVLRLEDVGKHAG from the coding sequence CCTGTTCTTTGGGTTGAAAAGGAAAAGAAAAGAAATCCGTCATCCGCCGACCAAGCGGTTTGCGGTGCTCGTCGCCGCTCACAACGAGGAGGCGGTCATCGGCGCGCTGGTCGAGAACCTGATGAAGCTCGACTATCCGAAAGAGCTCTATGACGTGTACGTCATCGCCGACAACTGCACCGACCGGACGGCGGACGTCGCCCGGCGGTACGGCGCGACGGTATGCGAACGAAATAACCCGCATTTGCGCGGTAAAGGCCATGCCATCGAGTGGATGTTGAACCAGCTATGGCGCATGCCGCGCAAGTACGACGCCGTCGTCATGTTGGACGCGGACAATCTCGTCAGCCGGGATTTTCTGCTGCACATGAACAACGATCTTTGCGAAGGCCACAAGGTCATCCAGGCGTATCTGGATACGAAAAACCCGTTCGATTCCTGGGTGACGGCCGCTTACGCCGTGACGTATTGGTTCTGCAACCGGCTTTGGCAGCTGCCGCGCACCAACCTCGGTCTCGCCAATTTTTTGGGCGGCACGGGCATGTGTTTCGACGCCCGGCTGCTGCGCGAAATGGGCTGGGGTGCGACCAGCCTCGTCGAAGACTTGGAATTTACCGTGCGCTGCGTGCAGCGCGGCATTCGCCCGACGTTCAACTATGAAGCGCGCGTGTACGACGAAAAGCCGATCACGTTCCGCGCTTCGGCCCGCCAGCGGTTGCGCTGGATGCAAGGGCATTTCGACGTGGCGCGGCGGTACTTTTTCCCGCTTTTGTGGCAGGGGCTGAAAGAGCGCGACTGGGCGAAAATCGACACGGCGCTTTATACGCTGAACGTTTACAATGTGTTTTTGGCGTTCGTGTTCAGCGTCGTTCTGTGGACGGACGTGTTGTTGCCCGGGCCGCGGCATTTCACGTCGTTGTACGAGCATGTGCCCGGCTGGGCGCTGACGGCGCTGACGATCGGCATTTACCTGCAGTTCCCGTTCGCGCTTTTGCTGGAAAAAGTGAAATCGTGGAAGATGTATGCGTCCCTCTTGACGTTCCCGCTGTTTCTTGCGTCGTGGTGGCCGGTGACGTTCTGGGCGTTCTTCACGCAAAACAACAAGGAATGGAGCCATACTCGACACACGCGCGTGTTGCGGCTGGAAGACGTGGGGAAACACGCGGGGTGA